CTAGGGGATTCTCGATAGGCCTATACTTGTTGATGGGACTTATGAACTTACTGGCATGGATTTTGATcattctcttcaactttttagcaAACATGCGTTTAGAAGAGGTTATCCCTTAGAGCAATACATCTCTCACTCTAAAAGAGCACTAAATATATGCGGTGGTCTTCCTTTAGCTCTCGAGGTAATAGGTTCTCTTTTATCGGAAAAAAGCATTGAAAATTGGGATACCATATTAAAGGAGTGAGAAGAATTACCTCAAGAGGATGCCCAAAGGAAGCTGATGATCAGCATTGAATCATTAAATGAagaccaaagaaaaatatttcttgacGTCGCTTATTTCTTCAAAGGGTTCGATAAAAGAATTGTGATTCACATGTGGGAAAGCTGTAGATTTCTTCCTGTACAATCGTTTCAAATCCTCCAGCAAAGATCCTGGATAAAGATCAGAGTAGATAACCAACTGTGGATGCACGATTGGTTAAGGGATATTGGAAGAAATTCCATACAACAAGGAAGCGGGAGGAAACCAGAGAAGCAACAATGGGTGTGGACTCAAGCACAAGCATTGGAGATTCTGGAGAAAATTCAGGTAAATTGTACAATTTCATTCCTTTTTAAGGGGATTGGTCACCAGCATATTCATGTAGGTTTTCGATTCTATCAAAGTTGATTCATGTCCCGTGCACTTACATATGTGGTTTTCCAATCTTTTTCAATGTTAGAACAAAAGATATGATTGCTTTCTCCTTGAAGGATATCAACGCAGAAAATCAGggctttttctaaattttttttttcatgtttttattttggCAGATGGGAGGCGTTGTTCATGGAATTGGATGTATTGAAGCAATATGTCTTAAGCTTGAGAAGCTATCTCAATACTCCTTGATAAAAGAATGCCTACCAAGTCTTTTAAATGTGAGGTTCCTCCAAGTGGATAGCGAAGACTTCAATGGGAACACATACTCCATCCCTACTCCCGTGGGTTGTTTTCTGTACTACCATTGGTCAAATCTCCATGAAACCACATTTGGCCCATTTATCCTTCCAGAGTTGAGATGGCTTTCATGGCATTACTTGCCTACGGCTttcaaattgactcatttttcccTGAGGAAGCTGGTAATCCTTGATTTCTCAAGGAGTAGAATCACAGAAAAATGGGATGGATGGAGCCACATCAAGGTACGGTTTTCGCAGATAAAATCTATGTGAGTTCTTTTGTTGTAGGTTATCTTAATTTAACCAGAAGAGCAATATGTTGTCTTCTTTTCAGTTGGCTAACGATTTGAAGGTCCTAAACCTCACTGAATGCGAAAAATTGCGAAAAACTCCGGACTTGTCCCCTCATGTCAATTTAGAGCGGCTGATTCTCGAAGGATGTAAGAGTTTGGTTCACATTGATCCATCCATCGGTCACCTTAAAAGGTTGGTCTTCTTAAGTTTGAAGGATTGTTTTTGTCTCTGCAAGTTACCTGACGAGATGGGCGAACTGGAATCATTAAGGGAACTTCTTTTGGACTCTACATCTATAAAAGAGATCCCTGAATGGAGAAAGATGAAGAAACTGGAAATTCTCAGCTTGTTTTCATGTCtatcattggaaaaattcagTTTCGTTGGTTGCACAGCATCAGCAGCGGAGCCTAAGTCGATCGAAAATCTCAATTCACTGATTGAGTTGTATATATTGGAAACGAGGAAAATTGAGAAGTTACCTGAATCCATTGGGAGcatgaagaatttgaaagttctaaagTTAAAGTACTGCCTTATAAGAAAACTACCTAGCGCCATTGGAATGATGGAGAAGCTCGAACAGCTAGAGGCGGGGGATGTTGTTCTTGAAGAAATTCCCGATCATATTGGGAAGTTACAATTTTTGAGAATCTTGAAATTGCAACCCACAAGAATTTCGGCATTGCCTCAGCTTCCAGAAAGTCTCATCACTCTAAGTTTTCATTCGTACTCAATGAAGATGTTGCCAGACCTCTCGAACCTATTGAGTTTGAGAACATTGAGTTTGCACTTGGATCGGCAGCCCAAAGATCCTCCTAAACTTGAAGAAGCTCCAAGTGGTTGGTGGATTGGAAGATTACGCATGCTCGAGGAATTGGACTTGGCTAGTCTTGATATCACCTCCCTATCGTCCGATATCGTTTTCCTTTCTCAGCTGAAGCGACTCAAGCTCGGCTGCGATAATTTGCAATGCCTACCTAGACTTCCGCCAAATTTGTCATCTTTATTGATCCAGCGGAGTTCAAGTTTGAAGACAACGGGGGATCTTTCATATTTGAAATCGCTATCGGATTTGACAATTAGGAGGTGTGACCAGCTAACGGAGATTCAAGGCCTTGAAGGTTTGGAGAATTTGATATCATTGGAGCTCGATGAGCTTCCATCATCGGCGGAGTTGCCTGATTTGACtaacttgaagaagctcaagaAAATTCATCTAAAGTACTATAGAAAGCTGCCTGAGATTCGAGGCATTCCGAAATCGCTGGAGATGCTTGAAATTGGGGACTGTTCAAAACTGCAAATGTTGCCTGATCTGTCtaacttgaagaagctcaagaCAATTCATCTATGGGACTGTGATGAGCTGTTTGAGCTTCGAGGCGTTCCGGAATCATTGCAGATACTTGAAATTGTGGGCTGTTTTAAACTACAAGAGTTGCCTGATTGTCACGTTACAAGAATCTGAAACTTCGAACTTATTTGATGTGATTACAATTTACAAACACACTTTCTTTTTGTAatgttcactttttcttttgactGTTTTGAATTATATATGTACTAAGGCCCTCAATAAGTGCCGTCTCTCCGACTTTCTAACGTGATTTTGGGGCTAAAATTGAGAATTCGAGGATGCAATGCTAGTCGAAAGCTGGAAAGCACAAAAACAGGGTATAGACGAGGAGGGACAATGTCTCCGTCGTCCCTTCCCAGGCCGTGCTTGTTCTCTCCTGCTTACTTTCCCAAGCAGAGATGTTTTTGCACTCTCTtcgtttcgtaaaaaatgaattatttgaaatgtATTTTCTTAAGAATCGCTCacatcacataaaaaaaaaatgaatgaacgaaaaatattttcataatagacaTGAATGTTTgttgattattcatttttcacgaaacctTAATAAGGTCTCATTCTTCTCTACGCtctcttcaattccttttcaTTTCCAGTAACGCTCTCTCTTGAAGTCTGTAACGATCGTTTCAGCTCTTGGTTGATCAAGAGtatttgtcatctttgaatggATATACAAGTTCATGTGCCTCTTCTACACGGTGTTGATTCTGGAAGATTGATTCGTTTTGATGATAGCATATTGATAGCGTATCGCGATTGATGGGCAGTCATGGTTTTCCTTTGATTGATCAATTACTAATAACGATTCTGAAAATTTCGAAATAAAGCTTTGGTTACCGAGAGTTTCtgcttcttttccctttcaaatttTAAGCACTCAGGTGTCTTAAAAAACACGAAAAGGACATTGCAAATTCAGTTCATAGCCCTTTGTAAACAAATCCTCATATGTGGTCTTACTTACGTTGTGTTTTCCGATTTCGTCCTCTAACGTTTGTCTTTTCGTCTAATTCAGTAAGGTTCAACTTAAACAATTCAATCCTTCCAACACCTCGTGTTGGTTCCTACGCTGATCAGATTTTGActgatcttttttttgtttttcctttgaatAGGCAGCTAATCTGCTGTTTGAATCTGAGCATGTGGAGTACATGATGTTTGGTAACAAAATTTTCCTGTGAATTTTGGAAATATCTGTTTTTTCGATTGTAAAATGTAAATTACGTACCTAAGTCTATCTGTGAAAAAATTTCCTCTGAATAAATTACGTTACCTAactgtgaaaaataaaaatataactaTTATCCTAAGTGTGATGTTGTCCTAAGTCTATCATGtaaaaatggtaaatttgtattttgtttttctctcaaattgtgcataagaggaaattaaatcaacaataaatgactcaaatatgcaatttatcCTAAAAGCACATGCAATGCTAAATATATTTCTAAGTGAATGGACATGCAATCTAAGATGACTAACCTGAAAAATAGGGTTTTTTTTGGACTCGATTTTCATGACATGAAAAGGAGACGTGTAAATTGATATGCAACATAGACGTCCTAACCGAGCGCCAAGATCGGAAAAGTATCATAAAATGCATAAACCTACTGTGTTGgttggtattaattcaatcctaaatctttcaatttgatcaatttagtcctaaatattttaacattagtaccaattatgtccattcggctaatttagatcgaaaatcgatgacgtggatgccggccacCCTATGTGGCATGGTTGGCGTtgatgtggactttttttatatatattttctattatgtatagtttttttttttcccttctttttttctttcacttttctttgtACAAGCGTCCACAGAAGTGAgaagaaaagggggaaattaatccaattaaaaggtttaagagtaATTATTACCAATGCAAtatttttaagacttttttagtacttttcctgCATGAAGACAGTTATTCACGGAGATgtaaaacaaattataaaaactaaACAGGTAAAGAAGGAATTTTTTAAGTGGTAAATTATACTATTAGCTCATGAAGTGGAGTTAGCTAAGTGCAATATAAACGCAAAAGATCCTAGAAGATATTCGCGGCATGAATTATTTTTCAGTTGAAACCAAATATGATGGATGTCTATGACCTAACTAAAAGAACAAACCAGGCGGGCCTTTGCCTTcccttccctttctctttctgtcTCGCTGGGATTGGCCACCGCTCCACAGTCTCTGCCATTTTCTATTGGTAACCGCCGCTTCTGACTTCCTGGCAAAGATTTCACATTTTAGTCTCCAGTTTTTGCAAAttccatcatcttcaaccttcgCTCTCGAATTTTCCCTCGTTCtaaattccaaattttcaacAAGTTCACACTTCATTAGACTCCGCTGGCACTGACTGTCGAACTCCCAGTTCCTTCAACTACCATCGTGAGACATGCATTGCCCCTCTTCGTTTGTTGGACAACGTAGAAGATGGCTCAAGCATGATTATCTTTTGTCCTCATTTCTAGGACTGTCAAATGTCTGGGTCGGGTCAAAAATGGTCTAGCTCAAGTCGACTCATTTAACCCGTATTGACTCATTTTATACGCAATGCAAATACAATGACACATACCCGACTCGactaatattactaaaaaaacaTAGATACTTTTAGGCTATGCGTGTAGCGCgtcaaagataaaattttagtaGTTTTATAAGGTTCCAAATAAGTGTGCTACTTTTCcttattgcaaaatttttgagtTTTACAATGAAGTATGGGATATATCTTAAAATCGATAAGTCAATAAACACTGACATGTATAACCATATATTAATTTTCTTGCCCatatattaattttcatgatttatttACAGCATGAAagaccataatttttttcactaaAAAGGAAGATCATAAGTAGATGATAACACTAACCCCAGCCCGAATCTGAAGATAAGTGAAGACGGATTGCAGGTGAATAGGGCTTTAGACCCATTAAGAACACACGTTTTATTGGATTTTATTACTCAAACTCATATTACCAATTTAGCAAAATTTAGCTAACCCATAGATGAGACAATTCATCATATATGGGTCAAGAAATGGGTCTTCAATGCAAATGCTTCGTGTCACGCTCCGATCCTCGAGGATGCGGCATCCTTGTCTactcgtccctcgggttaaaggatagcgtcccaggcaCGCTACCAACCTTTGAGATTAATTACGCATGCGGAAATGTATAATATTCTCggataataatataaaatagggataggcaagtaggaaaaacgcatcaattcaaaaacatgatttcaTTTACGTACACGTCATAGGCCAACTTAGATGACATGCTAATCGGCCCCATACTTCCGGGCAGGGTAGGATCAACTTTGTATCTACTTCAAATAAGGCTACGTCGCCCTCGTTCTCATCGGCTTCTCAAAGAACTACTAGCTTCATTAGTTAGAGCCTGAAAGTGGTAATCACGacgggtgagaaataaatctcggtgagtcaacgcctaagccggtctagggcattgattcgctcGGAACCCTTACTAAGTAGTAATAGAATCATAGTATAAATTTTTCAgtcacatgcaagcttatctACCGGAAGCCATGCATAATATAATGTAAAACATGATGTGACATTCATATCAACCAATTCACGGGCAAGACATCACATCAACTCGTCCCGAACGTCTTATCAATCAATCGCATACCTCAATGCAGATATCTCAATCTCATGCAACTCATCCACTATATTACCACACAAAATGCAATGATAACTCAAACAAGTGCGAATATGTACTTCCGTCGTTCTACTCAATCCGTCCGATACCGGATTTCATAGTCAAGATGCTCACACACTTGCCCATGAACGAGTCACAATTGCATGTAGCCTAATTATTAACGGCCATTTGGCCTTGCACACTAGGCGGTTGGTGCatagcacactagacagttggtacTCTTCCGGCACGACCggacatcgtcccttacttccggcaacGACATTTGATAgtccgtgtgattccgatcgacgCGGCACGGAACTACCAGGAATCCCTATAAGGGATTCGGTCCGTCAAATGCTGCGACCGGCATTCGCTCAATCCGCCGACACAAAAAGgcgtgcatctaacaagtcgtgggattccgatcgacacggcacgacattGTGAGGAAagatccattatgtgaccattcaAACACAATCCGCAATCCATCGgttcataatttcatttttagccATATGTTCACACGATATGTTCGTGACTCGGCCTAATGCCATTTCCTTGCCAATACATGCAATTGATGCTAGATGTGGTCATACGAATGCACAGAATTATCCACTCAACTCTGCATACACAACGAGATGATTAACCCCCAAATCGAatatccaatcaatcaataaataatcaatcaattcaatcggACAATCGATATAAATGATCGATTCAAGCAAGGCCAAGCATATCACCACGAGAATTCAATCCAATCTCACTTATTTAGGCTCGATTCGTACGTTAATTCATTATTAATCAATCCAATACGTCAATCGTACGTATGCTCGTCTCTAACCTattgctcgctcgcgatcaaggaataataatcattccattaatcaattaatttCAATTAGCCACGTAATCCTATCTAACCGGACTAACTTaatcaattagggccattgaacctaaatcaagtttctaacctaaattggccctaatcgaactacctaaacacaTAATAATCTAAATAAGCTAATTCAAATGTAATTAATGACCTAATCAAGGATTAAAGGTCGAATCACAGTCAAATATTCGAGGCGAGTGCGACGGTGATCCTTGGAAATTCCTCGAGCACAACCGTCGGACGCGACTAGGACACTTGGGCTCACATGCTAAATTTCTTGGACAATTTGGTCCCAAAAACCTCGGCCACTTGGGCTCTGGTCCTCGGCACGAGCCCAGGCACACGGGACACAATGTCTCGGCCACTTGGCCCACAAACTCAGCATGCAACCCAGGAATAGTGGCTCACAAGCTCAGCCATAAGCCCGGCACACTTAGCACACGGGCCGGGCCACACGGGCTCCCAACCTAGGACACAACCCGGGCTACTCCGCACAAAGTCTCGGCTCAAGGCCCGAGTGGACTGGCTCACGGCCCAGGCTCACGGGCACACAAGCCGAGCTAAAACAATGGACGAAACAGGGCAGGGCTTCGGTGGGGCGCTGCTTGGGGTTCCGACGGCATCGGGGCTTCGTGGGACTGTCAGTGGAGGTCTGAAAGGGTGTTTGGGAGTGTGTGGTGGTCAGAGGTGGGCGGAGAAGTGAGTTGGAGGCGGCACAAGGCGCTGGTCCGAAGCAGAGCAGGGGAGGAAGCAGAGTCGGGGGCAAAGCAGAGGCTGTCCGTGGCTTTTCTCCACTGTTCCAAGCTCCGAATGGCTGAGACGACGATGGGGACGGCTGGTGGAGGTCCGAGGGAAGTCGAGGGAAGTGGCTGGCAGCTTGTGGAGACAGGAGCAGCAGCCGTGAGTTGCAAACAAAAGCAGATCCGGAGCAGCTGCAGCAAAGGCCGGACAGGGCAGGTTGACTTCTCTGGCTAATTTGGGCTTGCTGCGGCGATGGTGGTGGCTACGGCGGTGGTGAGCGACAGTGGAACTGGTGAGAGGTTGGGGACGCTCGGTGGCGATGGATGTGTCgcccaaaagaaagaagaagaggcaacggagggaaagagagagagtcggtTCGGGAGGGGGTGGAAGCTgcgtgagaaaaaaaaaaaggatagagaagagaaagacgagagagaaaaagagagatagGGATAGGGTTATTTGACTTTAGGGGGAAAGAGAGATGAGGTGGCGCCCACTCCAATAATTTTTCCTTGTCTTGTTCTCATAAAAGCCCTAGGGTCAAAATCATAATTTCACAATTAggctaagggtattttggtaatttcacatccAAGGTAATCCGAACATCCGGCTATTCTATGCCATCTCAAGACTCAGGTCATGTTGAATTAGTCAAAAGAGAAGAGGGAATGTGATCTCACCATACGTTTTCAAGCTCTTTCTCACAAGTACTATCACATAATTTGGGCTTTTCCAGTGGTGGGTAGCCAGCTCCGTTCACGTTGAATGAGTTGATGAAGAAACAAGATAGTCTGCACAGCAATCGCATGGCATCCCCGACGTTTGACTGAGGTTAGATACCCACCGCGTTGCACTACATTTGAAACTTTCCGTAATGCACCAGAGCACCGCACAAATGGGCCTCCAAGACTTCTCCCACCATTGCTTTGACAACTCGTACACTAGGTTTTACCACTATCCAGACCTAACAAAATCTCAACTCATCATCAAATTTGGTAACAATCAATTAGAAGACATTCAGAGGAATATTCTTccattttatggaaaaaaaaaataacaaccaATTAATGCTAGTCAATGCCAACAACTCTATCCAGCTTTTCATGAGTGCCAAAATAAGGTAGATTCACGAGTCTTACATCGATTGTGAGGAAGAGAGACCAAGAGAAAGTCTCTTTAAGAATCAACAGATGAGACTTAGAGGTTTATaagttgaaaaaagaaatcccaCATGGGATGCCTAGCGAGGATAACAAGTAAGATGGCTCTTTAAAAACACCCGGATTAAATGTGGGCGCTCGCTTCTTTTGACTCTTTGGCTAAATTGAAGTGccgtttaaatttattttttcacagGAAAGTTCCTTCCCATATGTGTGTCTGGAGCATGTCACCGGAGTTGACTACGACACGAACACTTGTTGACCACATGCCGGACGCCCAAGTTGACTACATGTCGGGCACCAACACGATGGCCTATGGCACGTGTTCGTGCTACATAGCTATCAATTACCATCCTTGACATCTTTGTCATTCTTGGTTTCTCCCCTTATGGCGTGTGAAGTCTCACGAGATAGAGGTTTACCGGTGTTCGTATTTCAATGACGAGACCAACAATTAACCCTCTTTTGATCCATTCCTCGGCAAATTTTATCGAGAATCTAGTGATGTTTTATTTGAGGAACACCTTGCTTTCCTTCTTTACTGGTTTTTCTCGATTCATTTTTTGCCATTCTTCGTTAAAATCTCACTTTATTTCCATCCTCTAAATGGCTATTACGCTCCCAAACTTATTGAATGGACAAAAATAACCTCAAAattgataattaattaaaatcacaAATGGAAAGGATGAAAACTGCTATTTATTCCACCACcgtatgttgttgttgttgttattattattattttgccgATTCGCTTGAAtacaaactttttcttttcctatattCTACTTGCTGATGTGCTCAAGCTTCTTTTCAAAGGATTTACTCTAATGAGATTGAAGCTCGTTGGTTGCCTTTGTTAATTAGCATACCCCTCAATATATTTATGCCCCTAAAAAATTCACACACTTAAGCGATGATTTATCCAGTGTGGTCCATTAACTCTAACTTGATATTCgatgtagtccctaaacttttaaatatttGCATATAGTATAGAGATAACATTGAATAATTACTAATGTCATAGACCATATCGAATAAATTAAAGGTCTAGATACAACATCGCACtttgggtcaaaattcagaaactacACTATACATTAGGCCAAATTTTAAGCACCATTTGTGttatttcctcttttatttagCAACTTGTCTTCCTTTCCCTTCCAC
This sequence is a window from Rhodamnia argentea isolate NSW1041297 chromosome 3, ASM2092103v1, whole genome shotgun sequence. Protein-coding genes within it:
- the LOC125314151 gene encoding disease resistance protein RPV1-like, whose product is MEKSSGCDYEAFLSFRGPNTCSDITNHLHNSMIDARIRAYKDDEELRIREEIDSQLLQAIEQSNISIPIFSKGYADSPWCLKELVKMVESNNTRKHKIMPIFYDVAPSEKRFDAETINKWKAALNDVGALKGWNLHNNPNRGKGEFVKEVVNNVLTEFKSVYLEVSDCLVEVDNFVDEIMSMIGSHNHETKIIGILGIGGVGKTTLAKIAYNKLSNDFADCCFLSNIQETKMTRLQNQLISDILKNKWTRIDNIMEGTKVVKESKHAFRRGYPLEQYISHSKRALNICGGLPLALEQRSWIKIRVDNQLWMHDWLRDIGRNSIQQGSGRKPEKQQWVWTQAQALEILEKIQMGGVVHGIGCIEAICLKLEKLSQYSLIKECLPSLLNVRFLQVDSEDFNGNTYSIPTPVGCFLYYHWSNLHETTFGPFILPELRWLSWHYLPTAFKLTHFSLRKLVILDFSRSRITEKWDGWSHIKLANDLKVLNLTECEKLRKTPDLSPHVNLERLILEGCKSLVHIDPSIGHLKRLVFLSLKDCFCLCKLPDEMGELESLRELLLDSTSIKEIPEWRKMKKLEILSLFSCLSLEKFSFVGCTASAAEPKSIENLNSLIELYILETRKIEKLPESIGSMKNLKVLKLKYCLIRKLPSAIGMMEKLEQLEAGDVVLEEIPDHIGKLQFLRILKLQPTRISALPQLPESLITLSFHSYSMKMLPDLSNLLSLRTLSLHLDRQPKDPPKLEEAPSGWWIGRLRMLEELDLASLDITSLSSDIVFLSQLKRLKLGCDNLQCLPRLPPNLSSLLIQRSSSLKTTGDLSYLKSLSDLTIRRCDQLTEIQGLEGLENLISLELDELPSSAELPDLTNLKKLKKIHLKYYRKLPEIRGIPKSLEMLEIGDCSKLQMLPDLSNLKKLKTIHLWDCDELFELRGVPESLQILEIVGCFKLQELPDCHVTRI